In Pseudomonas poae, a single genomic region encodes these proteins:
- the purU gene encoding formyltetrahydrofolate deformylase, protein MNTSSESFILTVSCPATSGIVAAVTSYLAQQKCYISELAQFDDEYTGRFFLRAVFRFNAGVAGDIEALKPGFEPVAHEFDMTWQIHDRSRPMKVLLMVSKFDHCLSDLLYRRHKGEMEMEITAIVSNHKDLRAMAEREGIRFIHLPVTKDTKAQQEQALLDVVRETGTELVVLARYMQILSDDLCKQLSGRAINIHHSFLPGFKGAKPYHQAFERGVKLIGATAHYVTSDLDEGPIIEQEVQRVDHAYKPEDLVAIGRDTETVALSKAVKYHLEHRVFMNHDRTVIFR, encoded by the coding sequence ATGAATACTTCCAGCGAATCTTTTATCCTTACCGTCAGTTGCCCGGCCACCTCGGGCATCGTCGCCGCCGTCACCTCTTACCTGGCGCAGCAGAAGTGCTACATCAGTGAGCTGGCACAGTTCGACGACGAATATACCGGGCGCTTCTTTCTGCGGGCGGTGTTTCGTTTCAACGCCGGTGTGGCCGGTGATATTGAAGCGCTCAAGCCAGGCTTTGAGCCTGTGGCCCACGAGTTTGACATGACCTGGCAGATCCACGACCGCAGCCGCCCGATGAAGGTGCTGCTGATGGTCAGCAAGTTCGACCATTGCCTGTCCGACCTGCTGTACCGCCGCCACAAGGGCGAGATGGAGATGGAGATCACCGCCATCGTCTCCAATCATAAAGACCTGCGTGCCATGGCCGAGCGCGAAGGCATCCGCTTTATCCACTTGCCGGTGACCAAAGACACCAAGGCCCAGCAAGAGCAGGCGCTGCTCGATGTGGTGCGCGAAACGGGTACCGAATTGGTGGTGCTGGCGCGCTACATGCAAATCCTCTCTGACGACTTGTGCAAGCAACTCAGTGGTCGCGCGATCAACATTCACCACTCGTTCCTGCCCGGTTTCAAGGGCGCCAAGCCGTATCACCAAGCGTTCGAGCGCGGAGTAAAACTGATCGGCGCCACCGCGCACTACGTGACCTCCGACCTGGACGAAGGCCCGATTATCGAGCAGGAAGTGCAGCGCGTGGACCATGCCTACAAGCCTGAGGATTTGGTAGCCATCGGTCGCGACACCGAAACCGTCGCCTTGTCCAAGGCCGTCAAATACCACCTGGAGCACCGCGTGTTCATGAACCACGACCGTACGGTGATCTTTCGATGA
- a CDS encoding FAD-dependent oxidoreductase: protein MPFSLLKYGLSSEYPVEVDLPAPKELKSAYDVVIIGAGGHGLATAYYLAKYHGITNVAVLEKAYLGGGNTARNTAVIRSNYLTSEGVRFYIESVRMFKELSNEFDFNIMYSERGQLTLAHTDATVRAFRQRAEVNKHFGGRCEMIDRQQIRELVPSLNLDPGHLPVLAGLWHEDGATARHDAVAWGYAKEAAKRGVEIHQLTEVQDLVITNGRITAIKTNRGNIQCGCVVQAVAGSSSILLNKAGIKAPIHTYPLQAMVTQPFKPFLDPLVSSSALHCYVQQTSRGEIVFGGGSDPYPLYNSRSTLDLKESLLTAAIEMFPFMANAKLMRQWGGMTDMTPDYSPIMGLSPVENYYLDAGWGTWGFKATPITGKTMAELVASGGQVPDLIKPFALDRFSTFQQVNEMGATAASH from the coding sequence ATGCCCTTTAGCCTATTGAAATACGGCTTGTCGTCCGAGTACCCGGTGGAAGTGGATTTGCCGGCGCCCAAGGAACTTAAATCGGCCTATGACGTGGTCATCATCGGCGCCGGCGGTCACGGTCTCGCCACCGCTTACTACCTGGCCAAGTACCACGGCATCACCAACGTGGCCGTGCTGGAAAAGGCCTACCTGGGCGGCGGCAATACCGCACGCAACACGGCGGTGATTCGTTCCAACTACCTGACCTCCGAAGGCGTGCGCTTTTACATCGAATCGGTGCGCATGTTCAAAGAACTGTCCAACGAGTTCGATTTCAACATCATGTACTCCGAGCGCGGGCAACTAACATTGGCGCACACCGACGCCACGGTGCGTGCGTTTCGCCAGCGTGCGGAAGTGAACAAACACTTTGGCGGACGCTGCGAAATGATCGACCGCCAGCAGATCCGCGAATTGGTGCCGTCCCTCAACCTTGACCCGGGCCATCTGCCGGTGCTCGCAGGGCTCTGGCACGAAGACGGCGCCACCGCGCGCCACGATGCGGTGGCCTGGGGCTACGCCAAGGAAGCGGCCAAGCGCGGCGTGGAAATCCATCAGCTCACCGAAGTGCAGGACTTGGTCATCACCAACGGCCGCATCACCGCCATCAAGACCAATCGCGGCAACATCCAATGTGGCTGTGTGGTGCAGGCGGTGGCCGGTTCCAGTTCGATCCTGCTGAACAAGGCCGGGATCAAGGCGCCGATCCATACCTACCCCTTGCAGGCGATGGTCACCCAGCCGTTCAAGCCGTTCCTCGACCCGCTGGTGAGTTCCTCGGCGCTGCACTGCTACGTGCAGCAGACCAGCCGTGGCGAGATCGTCTTCGGCGGCGGCTCCGACCCGTACCCGCTGTACAACTCGCGATCCACCCTGGACCTCAAGGAAAGCCTGCTAACCGCCGCCATCGAGATGTTCCCGTTCATGGCCAACGCCAAGCTGATGCGCCAATGGGGCGGCATGACCGACATGACCCCCGACTACAGCCCGATCATGGGTTTGTCTCCGGTGGAAAATTACTACCTCGACGCCGGCTGGGGCACCTGGGGCTTCAAGGCCACGCCCATCACCGGCAAGACCATGGCCGAACTGGTCGCCAGCGGCGGCCAGGTGCCGGACCTGATCAAACCGTTTGCCCTCGACCGGTTTTCCACCTTCCAGCAAGTCAACGAGATGGGCGCGACAGCGGCCAGCCACTGA
- a CDS encoding sarcosine oxidase subunit delta translates to MKIMTCPLNGARNINEFTYGGEVKSMPHPATCSTAEWADYVFNSENIAGVVTEWWMHNASSYWFIAVRHTVTDQILRTFDPKELFTRRIDFATEASQ, encoded by the coding sequence ATGAAGATCATGACCTGCCCCCTCAACGGCGCGCGCAACATCAACGAGTTCACCTACGGCGGCGAAGTCAAAAGCATGCCCCACCCTGCCACCTGCTCCACGGCCGAGTGGGCGGACTACGTGTTCAACAGCGAGAACATCGCCGGTGTGGTCACTGAATGGTGGATGCACAACGCGTCCAGCTACTGGTTTATCGCCGTACGCCATACCGTCACCGACCAGATTCTGCGTACCTTCGACCCCAAGGAACTGTTCACCCGGCGAATCGACTTCGCCACGGAGGCTTCCCAATGA
- a CDS encoding FAD-dependent oxidoreductase — MTRLPAPMGLLIDRNKPVSFSFDGRQFQGFSGDTVASALLGSDQWLMSRSFKYHRARGPLTMAAQDANTLVQLPDEPNVIADLQPLLPGLQVTPQNISGTLEKDKDAYLGKFSKFMPVGFYYRAFYKPKGMWKRWEPLIRKKAGLGVLDLEFKPEYHDKAFLFFDVVVVGSGPAGLSAALTAADAGAKVLLVEQQPVLGGALTYARFDLDANLASGTREQMVGAASNHPNIRVMTDATCNAWFADNYLPIHQGKRMYKVRARQCIVASGAFDQPVVFRNNDLPGVVLTSAVQRLMRLYAVKPGQRAVVLTGNDDGYLAALDLHEQGVTVAALLDMRPQPASPALLAVVKAKGIVVHLEHTVYEALTDKRGLHVTGVDVRRIVGQGRVADQGQVLDCDLLCMSAGYMPVYQLLCQAGGALSYNDTRAAFAIKGLPENLQIAGSVNGQHALGNVIEDGRYAAIKALAALGLGEAPTQAPAADSTRVNFDWPIFAHPKGKEFVDYDEDLQIRDIINATRHGYRDVQLVKRFSTVGMGPSQGRHSALPTARLVAASTHRNISETGVTTARPPFTEEKLALLAGRGFDPYRRTPMHERHLQAGAKMMPAGIWQRPAFYGPAHERERCMREEAECVRNNVGLIDVSTLGGLDVRGPDAAELLERMYTFGFKKLAVGRTRYALLTNEQGVVGDDGVACRLADNHFYVSATTSGVDRIYQQMLQWNAQWRLDVDVANVTAAYAAVNLAGPQSRKVLEKVCTDVDLSAEAFPYLGVREGTVAGIPARILRVGFVGELGYEIHVPARYAEALWDLLLETGKPFGIRPFGVETQRLLRLEKGHVIISQDTDGMTHPGEIDMQWAIARKKPFFIGKRSVEILEAQPLKRKLVGFKLDKTQPLPLEGHLVLEGADISGNVTSCEYSSTLDAIIGLAYVGAKQAAPGSQVPIRVEGGQVVSATVVELPFYDPENKRQEL, encoded by the coding sequence ATGACGCGACTGCCTGCCCCGATGGGCCTGTTGATCGACCGCAATAAGCCTGTAAGTTTTTCTTTCGACGGCCGCCAGTTTCAGGGCTTCAGCGGTGATACCGTCGCCAGCGCCTTGCTGGGTAGCGACCAGTGGCTGATGTCCCGCTCGTTCAAATACCACCGTGCACGCGGCCCTTTGACCATGGCCGCCCAGGACGCCAACACCCTGGTGCAGTTGCCAGACGAGCCGAATGTTATCGCCGACCTGCAACCGCTGTTGCCGGGCTTGCAAGTGACCCCGCAAAACATCAGCGGCACGCTGGAGAAAGACAAGGACGCCTACCTGGGCAAGTTCTCCAAGTTCATGCCGGTGGGGTTCTACTACCGCGCGTTCTACAAGCCCAAGGGCATGTGGAAGCGCTGGGAGCCGTTGATTCGCAAGAAAGCGGGCCTGGGTGTACTCGACCTGGAGTTCAAGCCTGAGTACCACGACAAGGCCTTCCTGTTCTTTGATGTGGTGGTGGTCGGCAGCGGCCCGGCGGGCCTGAGCGCGGCGCTGACCGCAGCGGACGCCGGCGCCAAGGTGCTGCTGGTCGAACAGCAGCCGGTCCTCGGCGGTGCGCTGACCTATGCGCGCTTCGACCTGGACGCCAACCTGGCCAGCGGCACCCGTGAGCAAATGGTCGGCGCGGCAAGCAATCACCCGAATATCCGCGTGATGACCGACGCCACCTGCAATGCCTGGTTTGCCGATAACTACCTGCCGATCCACCAGGGCAAGCGCATGTACAAGGTGCGGGCGCGCCAGTGCATCGTCGCCAGCGGCGCGTTCGACCAGCCGGTGGTGTTTCGCAACAACGACCTGCCGGGCGTGGTGCTCACCAGTGCGGTGCAGCGCTTGATGCGTTTGTACGCGGTCAAACCGGGCCAGCGCGCCGTGGTCCTCACCGGCAACGACGACGGCTATCTCGCCGCATTGGATTTGCACGAACAAGGCGTGACCGTGGCCGCCTTGCTCGACATGCGCCCACAGCCGGCGTCACCTGCATTGCTGGCGGTGGTGAAGGCCAAGGGCATCGTGGTGCACCTGGAGCATACGGTGTACGAAGCGCTCACCGACAAGCGCGGCCTGCATGTCACCGGCGTGGATGTGCGCCGTATCGTCGGCCAGGGCCGCGTCGCCGACCAGGGCCAAGTGCTGGACTGTGACTTGCTGTGCATGTCTGCCGGCTATATGCCGGTCTATCAACTGCTGTGCCAGGCCGGTGGTGCGCTGAGCTACAACGACACGCGTGCCGCGTTCGCCATCAAGGGCCTGCCGGAAAACTTGCAGATTGCCGGCTCCGTGAATGGGCAGCACGCGCTGGGCAATGTTATCGAAGACGGTCGCTATGCCGCGATCAAGGCGCTGGCTGCGCTGGGCCTGGGTGAAGCGCCGACGCAGGCGCCGGCTGCTGACAGTACACGGGTCAACTTCGACTGGCCGATCTTTGCCCACCCTAAAGGCAAGGAATTCGTCGATTACGATGAAGACCTGCAAATCCGCGACATTATTAACGCCACTCGCCATGGCTACCGCGATGTGCAACTGGTCAAGCGCTTCTCCACCGTAGGCATGGGGCCATCCCAGGGGCGTCACTCCGCTTTGCCGACGGCGCGTTTGGTGGCTGCATCCACTCACCGCAACATCAGCGAAACCGGCGTGACCACTGCGCGTCCGCCGTTCACCGAAGAGAAACTCGCGCTGCTGGCCGGGCGTGGCTTCGACCCTTACCGCCGTACCCCGATGCATGAGCGCCACTTGCAGGCCGGCGCGAAAATGATGCCCGCCGGTATCTGGCAGCGCCCGGCGTTTTACGGCCCGGCCCATGAGCGCGAACGCTGCATGCGTGAAGAGGCCGAGTGCGTGCGCAACAACGTCGGCCTGATCGACGTCTCCACCCTTGGCGGCCTGGATGTGCGCGGCCCCGACGCGGCTGAACTGCTGGAGCGCATGTACACCTTCGGCTTCAAGAAGCTGGCAGTGGGTCGTACTCGCTATGCGCTGCTGACCAACGAGCAAGGCGTGGTGGGCGATGACGGCGTGGCGTGCCGCCTGGCCGACAACCACTTCTACGTCTCGGCCACCACCAGCGGCGTGGACCGTATCTACCAGCAAATGCTGCAGTGGAATGCGCAATGGCGTCTGGATGTGGACGTGGCCAACGTCACCGCCGCTTACGCTGCGGTCAACTTGGCCGGGCCGCAGTCGCGCAAGGTATTGGAGAAGGTCTGCACCGATGTCGACCTCAGCGCCGAAGCCTTCCCTTACCTGGGTGTGCGCGAAGGCACCGTGGCCGGCATTCCCGCACGCATCCTGCGGGTGGGTTTCGTGGGCGAACTGGGTTACGAAATCCACGTGCCGGCGCGTTATGCCGAAGCCCTGTGGGACCTCCTGCTGGAAACCGGCAAACCCTTCGGCATTCGCCCGTTCGGCGTCGAAACCCAACGCCTGCTGCGTCTGGAAAAAGGCCACGTGATCATCAGCCAGGACACCGACGGTATGACCCACCCCGGCGAGATCGACATGCAGTGGGCGATTGCCCGCAAGAAGCCGTTCTTCATCGGCAAGCGCTCGGTGGAAATCCTCGAAGCCCAGCCACTCAAGCGCAAGCTGGTGGGTTTCAAGCTGGACAAGACGCAACCGCTGCCCCTGGAAGGCCACCTGGTACTCGAAGGTGCCGATATCAGCGGCAACGTCACCTCGTGTGAGTACTCCAGCACCCTGGACGCCATCATCGGTTTGGCCTACGTCGGCGCCAAGCAGGCCGCGCCGGGCAGTCAAGTGCCGATCCGTGTGGAAGGCGGCCAGGTCGTCAGCGCCACGGTGGTGGAACTGCCTTTCTATGACCCTGAAAACAAGCGTCAGGAGCTTTGA
- a CDS encoding RDD family protein, with amino-acid sequence MGRRLAAMFYDFLLCTALLIVTAFIYKLVWIAFVGEAKMRTLTESGALDGDPLLSTILFFVLFGFFAKFWTHSGQTLGMQVWGVRVQNADGSRISLWQALLRFVVSIASWLCVGLGFIWSLFDKKQRSWHDIYSDTQLVRIPKQKK; translated from the coding sequence CTGGGCCGTCGCCTGGCAGCGATGTTCTATGACTTCCTGCTGTGCACTGCCCTGCTGATCGTCACCGCGTTCATCTATAAGCTGGTGTGGATCGCCTTCGTGGGCGAAGCCAAGATGCGCACCCTCACCGAGTCCGGCGCACTGGACGGCGACCCATTGCTGTCGACGATTCTGTTCTTCGTGCTGTTTGGTTTCTTCGCCAAGTTCTGGACCCACTCCGGGCAGACCCTGGGCATGCAGGTGTGGGGCGTGCGCGTGCAGAACGCCGACGGCTCACGCATCAGCCTGTGGCAGGCGCTGCTGCGCTTTGTGGTGTCGATTGCGTCGTGGTTGTGTGTGGGGCTGGGGTTTATCTGGTCGCTGTTTGATAAGAAGCAGCGCAGCTGGCATGACATTTATTCGGATACGCAGTTGGTGCGCATCCCGAAGCAAAAGAAGTAG